Within Topomyia yanbarensis strain Yona2022 chromosome 2, ASM3024719v1, whole genome shotgun sequence, the genomic segment GAGGTTGCGGCATGCAACCGCCACTTTTCGATGCGATGTAATTCCTCAGTAGGAAATTGGTTTTACTGATCGTGAACGTCGTCGTGCATTGACTGAACAGATTTAACCGTGACCTATGACTCAAAACTCATTATCGAAATGATTGATTCCACAGAAAGATGGTCCATTTATCAGTTTGCATAAGTGATATTTTCCCACAGCCAGCATTTCCGTTGCGAAAGCAATAACTACGTACTACGTATTTGTGAATAGCTGAAGAAAATGCATATTTAATGAGTAGCAAAAGTTCCAATATAAGTGTATTGTGGTCATTAATAGCAAAACATCGAATATTGCCTTTTTCATGCAAGTTCAAGTCTAATCTTCTTCCCTCTTCACATTTTTAGAAGAGTACTTTTcaaatcaataataataatcagCTAACTGACTTCAGTCTTCCTTTGCCCGAATACTCATCATTCGAACAAGCTAAATTCCAGTTTAACACCTACCAATTTGTTCGGAAATTGCGTTTTCTCCTCGCTTATCCGATTCATCAACTGACGATGACTACGACGACTATCGTTCACTAAGCCACCGGAGCTACCGTTTTAAAAGTCACTTTCCCTTTCAAGACGTAATCCACAACGTGCTGGGCCTCCCGTCGACCTGCATGCATCAGAATGTGGTCCGCCAGTGTCGATTGTCGTTTTCCTGCTGGCTCGAAGGTGGCCGTCATGTGGCCGGATGTGGTGATAACCGGTGGTTGCTGTCATGCTGCGTTAAGGACAACGATCTGCAAACTTCGTCCGCGATGATCAATTCCAAACTAGCGTTTGCAGCTCCGATGCGTCCCGCCACGGCAATGGTTCCTATGGGTGTGATGCCGGTTGCTCCAGTCAAAGCACATCCGTACGTGCCGTCATCCAAAAAGAGTAGCTTTTTCCGACGGCGATCCGATCAAATGGGAATAATGGTGagtgatttattttattcgttttggacACAATTTACTTCACGGTACCATTCTAGGGAGACTGCGGCATAGCTCGTACACCACAAAACACACTGCAGAAGCGAATCATCGGAGGTCGCACAGCCAATTTTGCCGAGTACCCTTGGCAGGCCCACATTAGAATAGCGGAATACCAATGCGGTGGAGTGCTGGTATCGCGAATGTTCGTGGCAACGGCGGCCCACTGTATCCAGCAGGCACGACTGAAGGACATTACCATCTACCTGGGAGAACTGGATACTCAAAACTCGGGAAAGATTGCCGAGCCCCTGCCAGCAGAGAAGCACCGGGCAGAGTTGAAAATCGTACACCCAAAGTTCCTGTTTCGGATGACCCAACCGGATCGATATGATTTAGCCTTGCTGAGATTGACCAGGCCAGCCGGCTACAAGACGCACATTCTGCCAATCTGTTTGCCCACGAGACCGTTGGAGCTTATCGGAAGGAAAGGGATTATCGCTGGCTGGGGTAAGACCGATGCCAACATGGGACAAACTGGAACGAACATTCTTCGGACGGCGGCAGTTCCGATTATAAGTAACTATGAAACATGATGGTTTGTTGACGTAGCGCAGTTGTAATGGAATTTCATTTTAGGTACAAATGATTGTCTTCGTTGGCATAAAAGCAAGCTGATCAATGTTGAATTGTACAACGAAATGTTTTGCGCTGGTCATTCGGACGGTCATCAAGATGCTTGCCTGGGTATGTTTGCTTTATTGGATTATCTATATTGTTGAACCTAGGGGTACATATGTAGTGTAAGAATCGTATATTTTCTGTAGTCGGATGCCAATACAATAGTAAGTTGGTGGGAACTCTCCTTATCAGCATTAAATCtatatttcattgaaaaaacTAAAATATGCCTTGTAATTTTTATAGCCGCATTTACCAATAGCGGTACAATTACTGATTTTGGTTCCTAAAATTCCAAATCATATTGATTTTTTGTGGGAAATGTAATTCTAGATCAATTTGCTTCACTAAATGTTCAAGAAATGCTTCGTCGATATCTTCGAAACAATACAATGTAGCAATCGTCCAAGTTCCTCATTGCTCCAAATAGTTTGCCAACTGTCGAGCGTTCgataaatactgaaaaattaattgaaacAAATTGGTTTTTCGTATACAAAAACAAAACTGGGTCAAAActgggttgaagtatctcagccaAGAATCGATTGGCTGGGTTCCTGTCAGGGAgcatgtcgtaagaggcaacTGAACACAGAAGACCAAAGGTTGTAGGGAATCTCAACATATGCAAGACCTGGCAGGAAACTATTTACTCTGACGGTATCGTGAATCCGTTGGCAAGCTGACTCGCACCAATCATCATTGTATGATCATAAGTACAtagtctttgatcatttaaacatcTTGCTAgctatcgtcacatatcgtaatccgaAACATCCGTACTGGAACCCCTATAACGAGAGATTAGCGAAAAAGTTTTAggagtgacttggatgaggtgaataaaacaaaatcactCATACTAGCAACATACCAATAGGCTTGTCCGTTACGAGTTATGCATGCTTCTAGAGAAACCTCTCCAGAAGTCAGAAATttgtagcgactggctcaaatggcacgttccctatGTTGataggagatttgtgccttgccatgactTGTCCATTCATCATCTcactgatgggaaggattg encodes:
- the LOC131681648 gene encoding serine proteinase stubble, producing MLSWHFLTYMIGFLLCGGQFLTIANANVIHNVLGLPSTCMHQNVVRQCRLSFSCWLEGGRHVAGCGDNRWLLSCCVKDNDLQTSSAMINSKLAFAAPMRPATAMVPMGVMPVAPVKAHPYVPSSKKSSFFRRRSDQMGIMGDCGIARTPQNTLQKRIIGGRTANFAEYPWQAHIRIAEYQCGGVLVSRMFVATAAHCIQQARLKDITIYLGELDTQNSGKIAEPLPAEKHRAELKIVHPKFLFRMTQPDRYDLALLRLTRPAGYKTHILPICLPTRPLELIGRKGIIAGWGKTDANMGQTGTNILRTAAVPIISTNDCLRWHKSKLINVELYNEMFCAGHSDGHQDACLGDSGGPLIISDRGRFTLIGITSAGFGCGVDHQPGIYHNIQKTVKWIQNVILTGS